A genome region from Erigeron canadensis isolate Cc75 chromosome 3, C_canadensis_v1, whole genome shotgun sequence includes the following:
- the LOC122593216 gene encoding presenilin-like protein At1g08700, translating into MDGSILESIGTEIIGVMSPVSICMLIVVLIVYSSSSSSSSVQPIRTAANLVYLETPSDSTSQKLEGSLLNAVVFVILIAAVTFLLVILYYYNFTNFLKNYMRFSAFFVLGVMGGSIVLSIIRQFSIPVDVITCVILLFNFTVVGVISVFAEGVPVPIIVRQVYMVVLGIIVAVWFTNLPEWTTWTLLVALAVYDLVAVLAPGGPLKILVELASSRDDELPALVYEARPTVSRNARGAGLGLLVAGVSSDEVEVEMSRRNGSDVELMDEETSPLVPSLHDRIRSSSSGSSEFAISVGGNADRFRETEIVGDEEERTPLSSTEPHSEEMTRGIKLGLGDFVFYSVLVGRAAMYDLMTVYACYLAIISGLGCTLVLLSVFRHALPALPISIALGIMFYFLTRVLMEPFVVGTSTNLMMF; encoded by the coding sequence ATGGACGGCAGCATTCTAGAATCAATCGGAACCGAAATTATCGGCGTAATGTCACCTGTATCTATCTGCATGCTAATAGTCGTCTTAATAGTCTACTCATCATCGTCATCCTCATCGTCCGTACAACCTATCCGCACCGCCGCTAATCTCGTCTATCTCGAAACACCGTCCGACTCAACTTCTCAAAAACTCGAAGGATCACTCCTAAACGCCGTCGTTTTTGTCATTTTAATCGCCGCTGTAACTTTCCTCCTTGTTATCCTTTACTATTAcaattttactaattttttgaaaaattatatgcGTTTTTCTGCTTTTTTTGTTCTCGGTGTAATGGGCGGGTCTATTGTGTTATCGATTATTCGGCAGTTTTCGATTCCGGTTGATGTGATTACTTGTGTCATTTTGCTGTTTAATTTTACTGTTGTTGGTGTCATATCGGTTTTTGCTGAAGGTGTGCCGGTTCCGATTATTGTTAGGCAGGTTTATATGGTAGTTTTAGGGATAATTGTTGCTGTTTGGTTTACGAATTTGCCTGAATGGACTACGTGGACATTGTTAGTTGCATTAGCCGTTTATGATTTAGTTGCGGTTTTGGCACCTGGTGGACCGCTTAAGATATTGGTTGAGTTGGCGTCTAGTAGGGACGATGAGCTTCCTGCTTTGGTTTATGAGGCTAGACCGACAGTTTCTAGGAACGCTAGAGGGGCTGGGTTAGGGCTTTTGGTCGCTGGCGTGTCGTCTGATGAGGTAGAGGTTGAGATGTCTCGACGTAATGGTAGTGATGTTGAGCTTATGGATGAGGAGACTTCACCTTTGGTGCCGAGTTTGCATGATAGGATTAGGTCTAGTTCAAGTGGAAGTAGTGAATTTGCGATTTCTGTGGGTGGTAATGCTGATCGGTTTCGAGAAACTGAAATTGTTGGGGATGAGGAGGAAAGGACGCCGCTTTCTTCGACGGAACCACACAGTGAGGAGATGACTCGGGGGATAAAACTTGGGTTGGGTGATTTTGTGTTTTATAGTGTTCTTGTGGGTAGGGCTGCGATGTATGATCTGATGACTGTGTATGCTTGCTACCTTGCCATTATATCTGGATTGGGGTGTACTCTTGTACTGTTGTCTGTGTTTCGTCATGCCTTGCCAGCTCTGCCGATTTCTATAGCGCTTGGTATCATGTTCTACTTCTTAACTCGGGTGTTA